The genomic interval TGCGGTGGGCGGTGGATGGGGTCAAGTTCAGCAACGCTTTGATCGCTTCACCAGTCGTAGCCCGTGCACGCAACTCCATGACTTGGCCCAGGAGTGTGAGAGTGCAGATCACGGCAGCAGCCTCGAAGTACACCGGAACTGGGCCATCAGACATCTGCGATGGCGGGAACGCATCAGGTGCGATAGTCGCCGCCACTGAGTACAGATAGGCAGCGCTCACGCCGAGACCGATCAGGGTCCACATGTTCGGGCTGCGATTGATGACGGACTGCACCGACCATTTCAGGAATGGCCAGGCACACCACAACACCACAGGTGTGGCGAGTGCCATCTGCACCCAGGACGCCGACCCATCGGGGACCGGTGGGAAATGGAGCATTGCCAACGACAACGTGAGCAAAGACAAAGGCACGGAGATCCAAAAACGCCGACGCATGTCGTGGTATTCACGCAGCGCTGATTCGTCATCTTCGGTCGGCATCACTGGTTCAAGGTGCATGCCGCAGATCGGGCAGCGCCCAGGAGCGTCTCGGATGATCTCGGGGTGCATCGGGCACGTATAGAGCGTTGCCTTCTCCACAGCTAATGCTGTAGATGATGCGACTCTTGAAGCTTCGGATGCACCTGGAAGATCCTGCATGTGAACTTGAGACGGACCAGCTTCGATCGGGACGAGGTGCATGCCGCAGATAGGACACTCCGACGCATGATCATCGACGACGTCCGGGTGCATTGGGCAAACAAATTTCGAATCGTCTAGACGTGGTGACTGTGATTGCACACTCATAGCGCCCCACTCCGTAGTCTTCCAACGCAACTGACTCTCAGAACCAATCTAACTCCCCATCGAGTTAGCAAGATCGCG from Actinomycetota bacterium carries:
- a CDS encoding heavy metal-binding domain-containing protein; the encoded protein is MEKATLYTCPMHPEIIRDAPGRCPICGMHLEPVMPTEDDESALREYHDMRRRFWISVPLSLLTLSLAMLHFPPVPDGSASWVQMALATPVVLWCAWPFLKWSVQSVINRSPNMWTLIGLGVSAAYLYSVAATIAPDAFPPSQMSDGPVPVYFEAAAVICTLTLLGQVMELRARATTGEAIKALLNLTPSTAHR